Within the Candidatus Binataceae bacterium genome, the region GTGGGGCATCGCCCGCGACCTCGCCACCAGCTCCAGCTTCCGCCCCACCGGACTCGCCCTCCAGATGCTCAACAGCGCCGTCGGCGGCGCTTTCTACCCGGTCAGCGCCAGCGGCCCAGGCGCCGGCGGCCTCAACGCCGCCGCCTTCTTGCGCAAAGGCAACTGGGCGGTGGCGATAACCTCGGGTAACGCGAGTCCGATCACATTGTCGATCACTTTGTCGGCGGCCGGCGCGCCGCCGACGCAAGCATTTGAGCTTTCGGCGGCAACTCCAACTACCACCAATGAATTGGCTAATAACGTGACGATTGCCCGCGCGGCGATCACGGCGCCGCTGCGCGTGACGATCCCCGCATATGGGTTTGTAATCCTGCTACCGGCCGCCGGCAGGATATGATTCACGGGGTTGTCGCACTCGCCGCGGCCGCGCTGGTTCTGCTGACCCTGCCGGGAACTGTCGAGTTGGCTCTGCTCACCAGTGCGGCTCTGTGGCCGGCGCACAAGGGAAGGCCTGGGGCGCCGATTGAACGACGGACGCTGGACCGGCTCGCCGTCGTGATTCCGGCCCATGATGAAGCCGCGTCGATTGGGCACTGCGTCCGCAGTGTGGCGGCGTGCGCGGCGCCGCCGACGACTTCAGCGCAAATCGTAGTGATTGCTGATAACTGTGGCGACGACACCGCAAATTTGGCGCGCGCCGCCGGCGCGCGGGTGATTGAGCGAGTCGATCCGGCGCGGCGCGGCAAAGGCTTCGCGCTCGAATACGCCTTCGCCCGGCTGCTCGACGAGGGCTGCGATGCGGTTCTGGTGATCGACGCCGACAGCGTCCTTGAAGGAGACGCGCTGACCGCCGTGGCTGACGTGCTGCGCAAGGGTGCGGACGGCGTGCAGATGCGCTATCTGGCGCTGAATCCGGAGGCGGCGATCCGGGCGCGGCTGATGAACGTCGCGCTGATGGGGTTCAATGTTCTGCGGCCGCGCGGACGCGAGCGGCTGGGCCTGTCCGTCGGTATCTTCGGCAATGGCTTTGCGCTGAGCCGAGCGACGCTGCTGACGACGCCCTACGACGCGCACTCGGTGGTCGAGGATTTGGAATATCATCTGCGGTTGGTGCGGGCGGGAGGCCGGGTGCATTTTATCGAAAACGCGACGGTGCGGGGATTAATGCCGACGGGCGGCATGGGCGCGCGCACCCAGCGCGCGCGCTGGGAAGGCGGGCGGCTGAGCCTGTTGGTTAATTATGCACCGGCGCTGGCCCGCGAGGTTGTTCACGGGAATTGGTTGTTGCTGGAGCCGCTGCTCGATTTATTGCTCTTGCCGCTGGCGTTCTATGTGACGTTTCTGCTCGCAGTTCTGGCTTTGCCCGGCTCTCCGGCGCGGCTTTACGCGTTGGGCGCGCTGGCCCTCGTGATGCTGCATGTATGCGCCGGGATTGTCGTCGGCGGCGGCGGCCGGCGGGAATTCGCCGCGCTGGCGGCGGCGCCGTTTTACGTGGCCTGGAAGCTCGCGGTTACTCCAGCGATCGTTCGGGCGGCGGGCCGCATTACCCCGTGGATACGCACCGCGCGTGAGTGACGGCAGGGCAGCTAAGAAACCTCTGACAAGTCAGGCTGGTTCATTAACGGCGTCAGCGGGAAGAATGCAGGATCTTGTATCTCCGATTTGTTGGGTGAAGATGGGACGAGACGTGGCGCGGCAGACCACTGAATTCGAGGTCCGAGAAAGGCCTGAGCGAAGCATGGGCCGCCACGCCCGCAACCCGAGGATTACCTAGGGTGGCGGAACGGGAACTCAAGGCGTGCGTGTCGCGCCGGCGCGACTTGGGCAAGATGCTCGTCGAACACAACTGGCTCGGCACGGCGCCAAAGGTGCTGGACAAGGAGATCATCGCGCAGATTGGCTGGCTCGAGGGTGACCCGCGATCGCAATCTTGACCGCATACTGCGCTGCACCCCGCTGTGGCAGGAAAAAGAAGACTTGCTGCGGGGCGAGCTGGGCTCGCGGTGCTCTGCGCCAGCTGCTCGCCGCCTTGCCGAAACTGTGCCAAGCGACCGACAGCTACGCCGAGCGCATCAGCTGCGCGGGCGCTTTTGGAGACCGAGTTGCCTAGCACGCGGCCGTTTAGGCTCGGTGCCGACAAGGGGCTGCGACACCCGCGAGTTGTTGCCGCCCGCCGCGCGTCAAGGTCACCCCGCATATCGCGGGCAACGAAAACCGGCCCGGCGGCTGCGCGCTCGCCGACCGCGCGCGTCAGGACCGATTACCCGGTAGCCGGCGGATCTGCAAGCGGGTCGAGGATTATCTTCGTTTGGGAAAGATCCTCGGCGGCCTGCGCCGGTCGCGTTATCGCGGCCTCGAGCGCATCCAACTGCATGCCTATCTGGTGGCCGCAGCCTATAATCTGCTCAGAAGCGCCGGGCTCTGTGCGGCGGCGGCATGAACCAAAGCTCCGCCTCATTGCCGCGGCCCGCTCGCCCGGCAATCCCTTTTTGCTCGGCTGACTTTGCCCGTTATCATCATGATCGTGAAAAATGACTCCTCAAACCCTTTTTCAACATCCTGCTGATGAGCAGGCGGGCGACGTCGCGTCGCGGGACGTGCCGAATGGGGCGGATAGATTGCCGGATATTTCGACCATAATTGTCTCCTTCAACACGCGGGAGCTGTTGCGCGAGTGTCTGGCGACGTTGGGACGTGAGACGGCGAACCTCGCGCACGAAACGATCGTGGTCGACAACGCCTCGCGCGACGGTTCGGCGGAGATGGTCGCCGCCGAGTTTCCCGCGGTGCGGCTGATCCGCAGCACGACCAACTTGGGTTTTGCTGCAGCCAACAATCACGGTTTCGGCGTGGCGCGCGGCCGCTACGTGATTCTGCTTAACTCCGACGCCTTTCCGCGGCCGGAGGCAATTCGCCGCGCGCTCGAACTGATGGAGGCTCATCCGGAGGTCGGGCTCGGCGGTGGACGGCTGGTCGGACGCGACGACTCGTGGCAGCCGTCAGCGCGGATGTTCCCGTCGCTGTTCAACGACCTGCTGATGGTCTCGGGTTTGGCGGCGCGTTATCCGCGCTCGCGGATACTCGGCCGCGCCGATCGTACCTGGGCGGATCCGCTGGAGCCGGCGGCGACGGATTGGCTGCCAGGGGCCTTTGTCATAATCCGGCGCGAAGTGCTTGAGCGCGTCGGCTGGTTTGACGAGCGGTTTTTTCTGTATTCTGAAGAGATTGATCTGTGCCGTCGGATCAAGGCGGCGGGCTATCAGATCTGGTACTGGCCGCAGATCGTGGTGGTGCATCTGGGTGGGGAGTCGTCGAAGACGGTGGAGCGTGCACAGATGTCCAAGGCGGGTTCGCAACTGACGCTGTGGCGGATGCGCAGTCAACTACTTTACTGTCGCAAGCATCATGGAGCTTTCGGCGCGTGGGGCGTAGCGACGCTGGAAATCTGGTGGAACCGGCTGCGGGCGTGGCGCAATGGGATTCTCTCACGCGATGCGGACAAGGTGCGCGAATCGCGCGTGACGATAAGTCTGATGAAGCAGGCCTGGCGGGAGACGCGCGGCGGCGCTATCTCGCCGGCGCGGCCTTGGTAAGAAGACGGCAAGTTTTGCAGAGAAGGCCAATGTTCGAGAATTTGCGCGAAGACTGGGTGATGCACGAGCGCGAGATTTCGCGGCTCGGGCTGTGGGTGATGGTCGTGTATCGCTTCGGTCGCTGGCGCTATGGGATCAAATATCGCGCGGTGCGGATGCCGTTCTCGTTCACCTATAAAATCCTGTACACCTTCGCCAAGATACTGACGGGCGTCGAGTTTCCGTGCGAAGTGGTGATTGGGCGGCGCTTCAAGATCAATCATTTCGGCGCGATCATAATCCACGGGGATACGGTCTTTGGCGACGACGTGATCATTCGGCAGGGCGTCACGACGGGAGTGCGAAATACCGGGGTGCAGGCCGCGCCGAAGATCGGTAATCGGGTCGATATAGGAGCCGGGGCCAAGATTCTCGGTGGGATCACGATCGGGAACGATGTGGTGATTGGCGCCAATGCGGTCGTGCTCAAGGATGTGCCAAGTAACAGCTTGGCGGTGGGGGTGCCGGCGCGGATCATCCCGCGCCGGTCGGCTGCGGAGGCCACCGCCCGCGGCTCGTCCGCCGCTTGATTGCGCTCTCAGCGCGCGATCTCGCGATGCAAGAACTCGATCAGCTCCGGTGAGGGTCCGGGCGCCGCGGCGGCTTTTTGCCGCCCGGCCTCGGCGATCCGGGCGGCGAGTTCGTCGCCCGGCATGAAGGGGATGATCTTGCCGGCGCGGGCGAAGGCCTCGGCGACTTCGAGCTGATGGTCATCGACGTGTTCGCCGAAGCGGAAGAGCCGCGGAGCAACGACCGGGCGCTGGCCCGCGGCCAGCGCGAGTACAATCGATCCTACACCGCCGTGGCTCACGACGACCTCCGCCCGTGACATCAGGCTCAGGACCTCGTCGAACTCAATAAACCGGCGGGCTGACCCATATTTGACCTGATAGGTCGAGGAACCATACTGGACGACGCGCTCGATATTCGGCGGCAGGGCGTCTACCAACTCGAGCAGGCGATTGAACTGCTGAATATGGGTACCGACGGTGACGAAGATCAAAAGACGGAACCTCGATAGAGCGCCTTGCGAAAGCGCGCGGCGACTTCGGGCGCCTGCACCAGGAAGTCGTGCACGATCGGATAGACGATGCGGCCGGTGAGCGATAGTCCGCGGTAGCGCGCAAAGGATTCGAGATAAATCGTGCGGATGCACAAGAGCCGGCTCAGGTAGAGAAAGGGAATCGCGATACCGGCGCCGGAGCTAATTACGCAGGTCGGGCGTTCGGTCAGCAGGATGCGGCAGGCATAGAAAAGGTTTCTGATCAAATTCAGGTAGTTGCGATTGGTTGGACCAAAGGCGAACCAGACCTTCTCGTGCTTGAGCAGGCTTGTGGAATCGACCTGTCGCAGCGTGACCCAGACGCGCTCGTATTTTGACCAGACGTCTCGCTGCAGCGCGAGCAGTTCGAGCAGATGTCCGCCCGCCGAACAGACCAGCAATAGCTTTGGAGTTTGCTCCCGGCGCATCACATACGCTACGCAACCAGCGTCAGGGTATAGGCCAGCAGGATTGCGCTGGCGGTCAAGTGTGCAGCGATCGCATCGGTCAGGCGCCCCGAGCGGTACATCACGATGGCGAGGGTCAGGGCGGAGATCGTTGCCGGCAGCCAATGCACGTGTGCGATTCCGGAGACAATCGAGGAGCCCAGCAGGCCAATCCAGGAAAAGTGAGCAAACGGCACGGACGCGAAATCCGCGCTCACCAGCCGGCGCGCGAGATAGCCGCGAAAGGCCAGCTCCTCGGCCACCGGCGCGACTAGCGCGCCGCCAATCAGCCCGGCGGTCACCCACGCCGAAAATGGCGCTGCGAAGAGATTGGGCGGTGCCAGGATCAGGTCAGGGAGTGCAACGGTGCGCGCGGAGACCAGCCAGATAGCGGCGACGGTCGCGCCGGCAACGAAGGATAGCCATGTGGGCCGCCAGCGCCATTGCAGAAGCATCGTGCGGTAATGCCACAGCCCCAGCAGTCCCGCGCCGGCGCCTGCGGCGAAGAGCCCTTCGAGACCGGGTGAAAAGGCCCGCGTGAGCATCGCGGCCGCGATAATCACGAGCAGCGGGAGGATATAGGGCGCGGCGGGATTGGGCTCGGCCGGGGTTTCGGCGGTTAGCGAAAAGAATCGGGAACGTGAGCTGGCCCAGACCAGGCCGCCGATCACGAGGTTAAAGAAGAGCCAGCCGGCAACGGAGTGAAAGCCCTTGATTGCGACCGTTGGGTTCCAATTGCCGACCAAAATCAGGGCGGCGATGCGCAGGCAGTTGAGCAGCCAAATCGCGCAAATCCCGAGCGGCAGGAGCGCGAGCGCGTGCGGAAAGCGCAACTCGCGGCGGCAATACCACAGGTAGGCCGCGACGAAGATAGTGACCAGGCCGATGCCTTCGATACCTGAGCAGGCGGAACCGATCGTGACCGCGAAGGTGGAGGTGCCGATAATCAGTTGGGCGGGCACTACCACGATATTCTGTCCAACCAGCCGCAGTAGGAAGACGACGATCACGAAAGTAGAGCGTTGCAGCGGCCACCAGAGGTTTTGCGTCTCCATCCCGAGGGCGAAGGCGCTGAAGCCCACTGCGCCGCCGAGGGCGAAGGCGACGCCGCTGCGTTCGATCCAGCGCTGCCAGAAGCGCGGTGGGGCGAGGGTGAAACACCAGGCCGCCATAGCAGCCATCGCGAGCAGCGCCCAGAGCGTCAGCCAGCCCTCCCATCCGGTGATGGAGGTGAGCTGCCCGGCGCGCCGATGAATGGTTCCGAGGACCATCGCGGCGAGCAGGCTCAGGTGCATACCCAGCCAGCGCCACGAGATGCGTCGTGAACCGCCCGCGCGAATTGCGCGCTGGAATTCCTCGCGCAGGGTGCGCCGACTGAAGAATGCGGCGGCAAGGACGCCGGTGATGAAGGCCGGCCGCAGGCTTTGCTGAAAGGAACCGAGCAGCCGAGTCATCAGGTCGCGCTGGGTAAAATCAGCGCCTGACTCATAGGGCAGAGTGAGGGCCACGAATTCGCCGATCAGTATTAGGCCGAGCGCGCCCCAAGCTTCGTAGCGGGCGGGCGCACGGGTCGTCAGCGGGTCATTAGATTCAGTCGGATTCAAAGGGGCATCAGGTCTCAAGCTTTTTCGAGGAAAGCGAGTGGAGGTCGGAAGAACTTCATTAGCCTCGATCTCAGCCTCAATCGTCTGCTGAAAGTGGTCAGCGCCGGGCGGGCGGCGAAGATTTGAAGAAAAACGACTATCCACAGTCAGGTCAAACCAGCAAAATAATACAGGAGAAGCGGAGGATGCAGAAAGCGCCGATCGACAGCGCGAAGTACCGCGCGGCCCGGCAGCGCGTCTTTCGTAACGCGGGCTGACGCAGGCGCCAAGCAGTCCGAATCCTGTCCTTCCGCAAATATGTATGCAAGCATTTATGGTAGAGTGATGTGGGGGACTGCGGCAACGTAAGGCCAGCGTTTGACGGGAAGCGCAAAGAGAACAGTGGCGATAGCAAAAATGCCGTCTCTTAGGGACGACTCTGCGGGTACCGTGCTGTCGCTGCAGCAACAGCGATTGTGGCTGCTGGATCAGCTAACGCCGGGCACGTCCGCCTGCAATATCGCGGTGCGCTGGAAACTGATTGGACCGCTGGACGTTGAGATCCTCGAGCATGCGATCACGGAGATCGTGCGCCGCCATGAGTCGCTTAGAACGAAATTCGTACTGGAAGACTATAGTCCGGTCCAAATGGTCGAGCCCGAGGTCGAAGCGGCTCTGACGGTGATCGACTTGACGCACACCGCGGCGACTCAACGCGAAGCCGAGGTTGAACGGTTGTGCAGCAGCGAAGCACAGTTGCCGTTTGAACTTCTGCGCGCGCCGTTATTTCGCGTCACCCTGATTCGTGTAGACGAGCAGACGCACTGGCTGCTGCTGACGGTCCATCATATCGTGGCAGACGGCTGGTCGATCGGGGTGTTCGTCGACGAGTTGGCGGCACTCTATACCGCCTATGCGGCGAACCAGCCTTCGCCGCTGGCGCCGCCGCCGCTCCAGTATCGCGAATATGCCCGTCGTCAATTGGAGGGCGGACGCAGCAATGTTTCGAGTCCGCAATTGCTTTACTGGCTGCGGCAGCTCAAGGATTTACCGCGTTGCGAAGTTCCGTCGGACCGGCCGCGGCCGACGGTGCAGAGCGCGAACGGCGCGATCGTTTCGCTCCTGCTGCCGCGCGCGCTGAGCGAGGCGGTCGAGAAACTGGCGCGCGCCAACGGGGCTACGCTGTTCATGACGTCGCTGGCGGCCCTCACCGTCTTGCTCCAGCGCTACACCGGCGCTGGGACGGTGGTGATGGGAACGCCGGTAACCGGCCGCAACGCGCTTGAGCTGGAAAATCTGATCGGCCTGTTTATCAATCTGATCGTGCTGCGGGTGGACGTGAGCGGCGACCCGAGCTTTCGCGAACTGCTCGGGCGCACGCGGCGGGTGGTGCTCGAGGGGCTGGCCAATGAAGAGGCCCCGTTTGAGCAACTGGTTGATCTGCTTAAACCCAAGCGCGATCTGAGCCGCAATCCGTTGTTTGGGGTGAATTTCATTTTTCAGCGCGCCTTCATTCGGGAACAACCGTTGGGGCAAGCGCGGATTATCGATGTGCCGTCGACGTCGGCGGGGGCGCTCTATGATCTGAACTTCTTCATGGTGGGACGCGAGGAGGGTTGGCGGGTCTCGTGCGAGTTCAACACCGATCTTTACGAAGCGGCGACCGTGCAGTTGATGCTCGAGCGCTTCCGCTGGCTGCTGGAGACGATCGTGAAGGCGCCGGAGCGGCGGATTTCGGAACTATCGTGGGCCGGCGCGGAGGCCGCGCAACGCCGTGTCGGGCCTGAGATCGAAGCCGCGGCTGCGAGCGAAGTTGCGCCGCGCCCGGCGGTGGCGGCGCAGCGGGCGACGCGCGTCGATGATATACCGGTCGGATTCACGGCGACGATTGCCTGTCTGATCCCGTTGTGGGAGGAGGTTCTGGGGATCCATCCGGTGGGTCAGGAGGACGATTTTTTCGAGCTGGGCGGCAACTCGATCCAGGCGGCGCGGCTGATGGCCAAGGTCAACTCCGCGCTCGGGCGCAAGCTGCCGCTGGCGGTGGTGATTCGGTCCTCGACGCCCGCGCGGCTGGCGCGGGAGCTGGAGGCGCCGCAGGCGCTTGAAGGCAGCCGCGTGCTCGCGCTGCAGCCGCGCGGCCGCGGGACGCCCTTTTTCATCGTCAATGCCTATTCGGGCTTTGTCGAGGTCGCGCGCAAGGTGGACGCAGACCATCCGATCCTGAATCTGATCGGCGACGACGACAAGGCGCTGTCGGGAAACTACGATCTGGACGAAGAGGTAAGCGAGCACGTCAGTACGATTTTGGCGACTCAACCGGCGGGGCCTTATATGCTCGGCGGGTATAGCGCGGGCGGCATCCTGGCCTATGAGGTCGCGCAACGGTTGACGGCGCTGGGGCATGAAGTGGCGTTGCTGGTCCTGTTCGATATCGCCAATCCCGCCTACACGCGTGATGCATCGAGGCTGGGAATGGCGCGGGCGCGACTCTTGGAGAGCCTCGATTTTCACTGCGCGCAGCTCAGGCAACGCCCGCGCCGCGGATGGCCCGGCTACCTCATCGGTTGCGGACTCGTCGGGATGCGCCGCGCCTTGAAGGGCCTGGCGCGTTTGGGGCGGCGTCAGGCGCCAGCTGTGACTCTTGCGCCTGTAGGTTTTGAGATGCGTATCCAGGCGGCGCGCCGGTACCGGCCGCAGCCCTACGATGGACCTGTGCTGTTCTTCAAGCTGCCGAGTGATCGGCTCTCGGGACGCTATCGCGATCGCATATACGGATGGGGCTCGGTAATCACCGGAGACTTCGAGGTCTGCACAGTGGAGGCGCGGGACCATTTGCGCATT harbors:
- the xrtE gene encoding exosortase E/protease, VPEID-CTERM system, translating into MNPTESNDPLTTRAPARYEAWGALGLILIGEFVALTLPYESGADFTQRDLMTRLLGSFQQSLRPAFITGVLAAAFFSRRTLREEFQRAIRAGGSRRISWRWLGMHLSLLAAMVLGTIHRRAGQLTSITGWEGWLTLWALLAMAAMAAWCFTLAPPRFWQRWIERSGVAFALGGAVGFSAFALGMETQNLWWPLQRSTFVIVVFLLRLVGQNIVVVPAQLIIGTSTFAVTIGSACSGIEGIGLVTIFVAAYLWYCRRELRFPHALALLPLGICAIWLLNCLRIAALILVGNWNPTVAIKGFHSVAGWLFFNLVIGGLVWASSRSRFFSLTAETPAEPNPAAPYILPLLVIIAAAMLTRAFSPGLEGLFAAGAGAGLLGLWHYRTMLLQWRWRPTWLSFVAGATVAAIWLVSARTVALPDLILAPPNLFAAPFSAWVTAGLIGGALVAPVAEELAFRGYLARRLVSADFASVPFAHFSWIGLLGSSIVSGIAHVHWLPATISALTLAIVMYRSGRLTDAIAAHLTASAILLAYTLTLVA
- a CDS encoding glycosyltransferase family 2 protein — protein: MIHGVVALAAAALVLLTLPGTVELALLTSAALWPAHKGRPGAPIERRTLDRLAVVIPAHDEAASIGHCVRSVAACAAPPTTSAQIVVIADNCGDDTANLARAAGARVIERVDPARRGKGFALEYAFARLLDEGCDAVLVIDADSVLEGDALTAVADVLRKGADGVQMRYLALNPEAAIRARLMNVALMGFNVLRPRGRERLGLSVGIFGNGFALSRATLLTTPYDAHSVVEDLEYHLRLVRAGGRVHFIENATVRGLMPTGGMGARTQRARWEGGRLSLLVNYAPALAREVVHGNWLLLEPLLDLLLLPLAFYVTFLLAVLALPGSPARLYALGALALVMLHVCAGIVVGGGGRREFAALAAAPFYVAWKLAVTPAIVRAAGRITPWIRTARE
- a CDS encoding condensation domain-containing protein, yielding MPSLRDDSAGTVLSLQQQRLWLLDQLTPGTSACNIAVRWKLIGPLDVEILEHAITEIVRRHESLRTKFVLEDYSPVQMVEPEVEAALTVIDLTHTAATQREAEVERLCSSEAQLPFELLRAPLFRVTLIRVDEQTHWLLLTVHHIVADGWSIGVFVDELAALYTAYAANQPSPLAPPPLQYREYARRQLEGGRSNVSSPQLLYWLRQLKDLPRCEVPSDRPRPTVQSANGAIVSLLLPRALSEAVEKLARANGATLFMTSLAALTVLLQRYTGAGTVVMGTPVTGRNALELENLIGLFINLIVLRVDVSGDPSFRELLGRTRRVVLEGLANEEAPFEQLVDLLKPKRDLSRNPLFGVNFIFQRAFIREQPLGQARIIDVPSTSAGALYDLNFFMVGREEGWRVSCEFNTDLYEAATVQLMLERFRWLLETIVKAPERRISELSWAGAEAAQRRVGPEIEAAAASEVAPRPAVAAQRATRVDDIPVGFTATIACLIPLWEEVLGIHPVGQEDDFFELGGNSIQAARLMAKVNSALGRKLPLAVVIRSSTPARLARELEAPQALEGSRVLALQPRGRGTPFFIVNAYSGFVEVARKVDADHPILNLIGDDDKALSGNYDLDEEVSEHVSTILATQPAGPYMLGGYSAGGILAYEVAQRLTALGHEVALLVLFDIANPAYTRDASRLGMARARLLESLDFHCAQLRQRPRRGWPGYLIGCGLVGMRRALKGLARLGRRQAPAVTLAPVGFEMRIQAARRYRPQPYDGPVLFFKLPSDRLSGRYRDRIYGWGSVITGDFEVCTVEARDHLRIFSDAAGDKVARKLEHRLREVVSHAAESSEGHRGAEDGLRP
- the pssD gene encoding PssD/Cps14F family polysaccharide biosynthesis glycosyltransferase, producing MRREQTPKLLLVCSAGGHLLELLALQRDVWSKYERVWVTLRQVDSTSLLKHEKVWFAFGPTNRNYLNLIRNLFYACRILLTERPTCVISSGAGIAIPFLYLSRLLCIRTIYLESFARYRGLSLTGRIVYPIVHDFLVQAPEVAARFRKALYRGSVF
- a CDS encoding glycosyltransferase family 2 protein, encoding MTPQTLFQHPADEQAGDVASRDVPNGADRLPDISTIIVSFNTRELLRECLATLGRETANLAHETIVVDNASRDGSAEMVAAEFPAVRLIRSTTNLGFAAANNHGFGVARGRYVILLNSDAFPRPEAIRRALELMEAHPEVGLGGGRLVGRDDSWQPSARMFPSLFNDLLMVSGLAARYPRSRILGRADRTWADPLEPAATDWLPGAFVIIRREVLERVGWFDERFFLYSEEIDLCRRIKAAGYQIWYWPQIVVVHLGGESSKTVERAQMSKAGSQLTLWRMRSQLLYCRKHHGAFGAWGVATLEIWWNRLRAWRNGILSRDADKVRESRVTISLMKQAWRETRGGAISPARPW
- a CDS encoding glycosyltransferase, whose amino-acid sequence is MIFVTVGTHIQQFNRLLELVDALPPNIERVVQYGSSTYQVKYGSARRFIEFDEVLSLMSRAEVVVSHGGVGSIVLALAAGQRPVVAPRLFRFGEHVDDHQLEVAEAFARAGKIIPFMPGDELAARIAEAGRQKAAAAPGPSPELIEFLHREIAR